A DNA window from Maribellus comscasis contains the following coding sequences:
- a CDS encoding DNA alkylation repair protein, with product MDFILDNQETEQKFQKLLSLIKSRKNGDVSVMMSQKGLKYKLNWGVSLIELREIAKQFESDHLLALKLWNKQWRETMILASLLDEPEKVTEEQMDYWTKSFENTEIAEQVSANLWVKCKFAFVKALEWCRGKKYLVHFTGIHLMSRLAVTEKNAIDEMFEPFYAELEVLARNTKLHTIIYRSVIALGSRSALLNTQSVELALQMQQSDFEDTVKLGETLYEELTSPYFKEIGKTNPNKNL from the coding sequence ATGGATTTTATTCTCGACAATCAGGAAACCGAACAAAAATTTCAAAAATTATTGTCTCTCATCAAATCGCGAAAAAACGGTGATGTTTCTGTGATGATGAGCCAAAAAGGATTAAAATACAAATTAAACTGGGGCGTTTCGCTGATTGAACTAAGGGAAATTGCCAAACAATTTGAATCCGACCATTTACTTGCTTTAAAACTCTGGAACAAACAGTGGCGCGAAACCATGATTCTGGCCTCCCTGCTTGATGAGCCCGAAAAGGTAACAGAAGAACAAATGGATTACTGGACCAAAAGTTTTGAGAACACAGAAATAGCCGAACAGGTGTCAGCCAATCTTTGGGTAAAATGCAAATTTGCTTTTGTAAAAGCATTGGAGTGGTGCCGGGGAAAAAAATACCTGGTTCATTTTACCGGAATTCATTTAATGAGCAGACTCGCTGTAACAGAAAAAAATGCTATCGACGAGATGTTTGAGCCTTTTTATGCTGAATTGGAAGTACTGGCGCGAAACACAAAACTCCACACCATTATTTACCGCTCGGTAATTGCTTTGGGTAGTCGTTCGGCGTTATTAAATACACAAAGTGTAGAACTCGCTCTTCAAATGCAGCAAAGCGACTTTGAAGACACTGTCAAACTGGGGGAAACACTTTACGAAGAACTAACCAGCCCTTATTTTAAGGAGATCGGGAAAACAAATCCAAATAAAAATTTGTAA
- a CDS encoding oligosaccharide flippase family protein yields MPALRESINKVFQSEFYRNILSLFSGMFLARLFPALFALIIVRIYSPENFGLFVLYITIASTLSIISTGKYENAIILAETKTEKRHIFWLAQKINVLVNVVAALGIFVYILVEGVELITSVLQLVLIPLYSFFFAAVQLLRNVLISNKQFKKLSFLEITRSLTTGILQCLFFAFPETGLFMGAFLAQLLIYFVYARMIPEAQWNRKFLFTKEERNYGRRYINFPKFSVASEIFNFLSSQLPVFLIKPFFGSTILGLYSFPHRYVSTPVQLLSTSVSRVYIQKARSLKNNVSDLSRLTFSLFKKQFLIGIIPFTVMTLWGQAIFRVVFGAEWEFSGFLAQLIAPWLFVVMLISPLSAIMIVMEKQKISMFFNILLMAFRIAGLLIGGIILKDISWAIGLYSFTGFVFFVALGAYSLKLAGVKPGDIMKFVFKILIVILLPLILLRIWM; encoded by the coding sequence ATGCCTGCCCTGCGAGAGTCGATTAATAAAGTATTTCAAAGCGAGTTTTACCGAAATATTCTGAGCCTTTTTTCAGGAATGTTTCTGGCTCGGTTATTTCCGGCGCTTTTTGCTTTAATAATTGTCCGGATTTATTCTCCTGAGAATTTTGGACTTTTTGTCCTGTATATTACAATTGCTTCCACACTTTCAATAATTTCCACGGGGAAGTATGAAAATGCAATCATTCTGGCAGAAACAAAAACGGAAAAGAGACATATCTTTTGGTTGGCTCAGAAAATCAATGTGCTTGTTAATGTTGTTGCAGCGCTTGGAATTTTTGTTTATATTCTGGTTGAAGGAGTTGAGCTGATAACTTCGGTTTTGCAATTGGTACTTATCCCTCTGTATTCTTTCTTTTTTGCTGCCGTGCAACTTTTACGTAATGTTTTAATTAGTAACAAACAATTTAAAAAACTTTCTTTTCTGGAAATCACCCGCTCACTTACCACAGGAATATTGCAGTGTTTGTTTTTTGCCTTTCCTGAGACCGGATTATTTATGGGCGCTTTTTTGGCGCAACTGCTGATTTATTTTGTTTATGCGCGAATGATTCCGGAGGCACAATGGAATCGTAAATTTCTTTTTACAAAAGAAGAACGGAATTATGGAAGAAGGTATATTAATTTTCCAAAATTTTCCGTTGCTTCCGAGATCTTTAACTTTTTAAGTAGTCAGTTGCCTGTGTTTCTGATTAAGCCTTTTTTTGGCAGTACAATACTTGGCTTATATTCTTTTCCGCACCGGTATGTAAGTACTCCGGTTCAATTATTAAGTACTTCTGTTTCGCGTGTTTATATACAAAAGGCCCGGTCGTTAAAAAATAATGTTTCAGATCTGAGCCGGCTTACTTTTTCGCTTTTTAAAAAGCAATTTTTAATAGGAATAATTCCCTTTACCGTAATGACCTTGTGGGGGCAAGCTATTTTCCGGGTGGTTTTTGGGGCAGAATGGGAGTTTTCAGGTTTTTTGGCGCAACTTATTGCACCCTGGTTATTTGTTGTTATGTTGATCTCACCGCTGTCGGCAATAATGATAGTAATGGAGAAACAGAAAATTTCAATGTTTTTCAATATTCTTTTAATGGCTTTCCGAATTGCCGGTTTGTTAATTGGAGGAATAATTTTAAAAGATATTTCGTGGGCAATAGGCTTATACAGTTTCACCGGTTTTGTATTTTTTGTTGCGCTTGGAGCCTATTCGCTAAAACTGGCGGGGGTAAAACCTGGTGACATAATGAAATTCGTTTTTAAAATCTTGATTGTAATTTTACTTCCTTTAATTTTACTCAGAATATGGATGTAA
- a CDS encoding Bax inhibitor-1/YccA family protein, with protein sequence MNLSKTSNPVFKERVFSRGYSSASDVMTVNGTINKTALMLLLVVAAAVFTWNKFFDVANINPEAGFSAVAPWLAIGGIGGFITVLITVFRPQSSGISAPIYAVFEGLFLGGISAFFEMQYNGIVMRAVALTLAVFAAMLFFYRSGIIKVTKKFMLGVFAATAGIALVYFVSFIAGLFGANLGFLYGSSNFSIGFSLVVVAIAALNLVLDFSFIERAAGSGAPKYMEWYGAFGLMVTLIWLYLEILRLLAKVANRN encoded by the coding sequence ATGAACTTATCAAAAACATCAAATCCGGTTTTTAAAGAGAGGGTTTTTAGCCGGGGATATTCATCGGCATCAGATGTTATGACGGTGAACGGAACAATAAACAAAACCGCTCTGATGTTACTTTTGGTGGTAGCAGCTGCCGTTTTCACCTGGAATAAATTTTTTGACGTTGCCAACATTAATCCGGAGGCTGGATTTTCAGCTGTCGCACCATGGCTGGCCATTGGAGGAATTGGCGGATTTATAACGGTTCTAATCACTGTGTTCCGTCCGCAAAGTTCGGGAATTTCAGCACCGATTTATGCCGTTTTCGAAGGACTCTTTCTGGGCGGTATTTCTGCTTTTTTTGAAATGCAATACAACGGAATCGTAATGCGGGCCGTTGCACTAACACTGGCCGTTTTTGCTGCGATGCTGTTTTTCTACCGCTCGGGGATTATTAAAGTAACAAAAAAATTTATGTTGGGAGTTTTCGCTGCAACAGCCGGAATTGCGCTGGTTTATTTTGTAAGTTTTATCGCCGGACTTTTTGGCGCCAACCTTGGCTTTTTGTATGGAAGCAGTAATTTCAGCATCGGTTTTAGTTTGGTGGTAGTTGCTATTGCAGCGCTCAACCTGGTGCTCGATTTCTCTTTTATTGAACGGGCCGCCGGATCAGGAGCTCCAAAATACATGGAATGGTACGGCGCATTTGGCTTGATGGTAACTTTAATTTGGTTGTATCTCGAAATATTAAGGTTGCTGGCTAAAGTGGCCAACCGGAATTAA
- a CDS encoding methyltransferase domain-containing protein, translated as MMISVLKNDLLCIYCKSHDLKIMEQSNVLVCENCKQKYNIRNDVPVLLRQDKEEDLSKSDIHQKQETNFNYIDHYQKDGVEFNYFEERDRGTEHMNKRVGEYILSQIKNKSGKILDVGCGKAWVAKELCPRGCEVVSMDISLENTSEALKRYPFENHAAVVADVFSLPFKENVFDYIVASEIIEHVADPAKFVENLIRVLKPGGSLIVTTPYKEKIRYSLCVHCNNPTPLHAHIHSFDERILKDLYKAADLESYESFTFGNKIPVHLRMHGFLKFFNFWCWKKMDQVLNLIYNAPLRILAKWEKKVK; from the coding sequence ATGATGATTAGTGTTTTGAAGAATGATTTGCTTTGTATCTATTGCAAAAGTCACGACTTGAAAATAATGGAGCAGTCCAATGTATTGGTCTGCGAAAATTGTAAGCAGAAATATAATATCCGGAATGATGTTCCGGTTCTTCTTCGTCAGGATAAAGAGGAGGACCTTTCAAAATCTGATATTCATCAAAAACAGGAAACCAATTTTAATTATATTGATCATTACCAAAAGGATGGAGTTGAATTTAACTATTTTGAAGAGCGTGATAGAGGAACCGAACATATGAATAAAAGAGTGGGAGAATATATTCTTTCACAAATAAAAAATAAATCAGGGAAAATACTTGATGTGGGCTGTGGTAAAGCATGGGTGGCAAAAGAGTTATGTCCCCGGGGGTGTGAAGTTGTTTCCATGGATATTTCATTGGAAAATACTTCAGAAGCATTGAAAAGATACCCTTTTGAAAATCATGCCGCTGTAGTTGCCGACGTATTTTCTTTGCCATTTAAAGAGAATGTTTTTGATTACATCGTTGCGTCGGAGATTATTGAACATGTGGCTGATCCCGCAAAATTTGTGGAGAATCTTATACGCGTTTTAAAACCCGGAGGAAGCCTGATCGTAACAACGCCTTACAAGGAAAAAATTCGTTATTCTCTTTGCGTTCACTGTAATAACCCAACTCCACTTCATGCACATATTCATTCTTTTGATGAAAGAATATTAAAAGATTTATACAAAGCTGCTGATTTGGAGTCATATGAGTCTTTTACGTTTGGAAACAAAATTCCTGTACATTTACGAATGCATGGTTTTTTAAAGTTTTTTAATTTTTGGTGCTGGAAGAAGATGGATCAGGTATTGAATTTAATTTATAACGCTCCTCTGCGTATTTTGGCGAAGTGGGAAAAGAAGGTAAAGTAA
- a CDS encoding AI-2E family transporter: protein MIQLKGRTRNILFIVGGIFTVFLIWYFSAIVTYVLISVVLSFIGRPLVRWLSGIHIKNIRISKGLAAFLTLVVLWIVFISFFRFIIPLLISEVETLSQIDLEALINSIEEPISHLLELTGSNTLSLENKTFMDVLTEQLTSEIDVSRLSNIFGVVAGTLGELLIAFFSVSFITFFFLKEKNMFREGVLLIVPTEMEEKVAHIMDSISHLLRRYFIGLLFEVFMVMLLDTLGLTIVGIEFNHAVVIGLFCGMFNVIPYLGPWMGAAVGLLIGAALNINADFMSHTLPLLGFMTIVFASVQVIDNVLFQPLIYSSSVKAHPLEIFLVIMAAGSLAGILGMILAIPVYTILRVIAKEFFDNLKLVRKLTEKLENEKNVE from the coding sequence ATGATTCAACTAAAAGGCAGAACCCGGAATATTTTATTTATAGTTGGCGGAATATTTACCGTTTTTTTGATTTGGTATTTTAGTGCAATCGTTACTTATGTGCTTATTTCGGTTGTTCTTTCTTTTATTGGTCGTCCGCTTGTGCGGTGGCTGAGCGGGATTCACATTAAAAACATCAGAATTTCCAAAGGTTTGGCTGCATTTTTAACTCTGGTTGTGTTATGGATTGTTTTTATTTCCTTTTTTAGGTTTATCATCCCGCTTCTAATCAGTGAAGTTGAAACACTTTCACAAATCGATCTGGAAGCGCTGATCAATTCCATTGAAGAGCCAATCTCACATTTACTTGAGCTTACCGGTAGCAATACACTTTCTTTGGAGAACAAAACATTTATGGATGTACTGACAGAACAGTTGACTTCGGAGATAGATGTATCGAGGCTCTCCAATATTTTTGGAGTTGTGGCAGGTACGCTGGGTGAACTTTTAATTGCTTTTTTTTCCGTTTCCTTTATTACCTTCTTTTTTCTGAAAGAGAAAAATATGTTTCGCGAGGGCGTTTTGCTTATCGTTCCAACAGAAATGGAAGAGAAGGTGGCACATATAATGGACTCTATTTCCCATTTATTGCGACGTTATTTTATTGGCTTACTTTTCGAAGTTTTTATGGTCATGTTGCTCGATACCCTGGGATTAACCATTGTCGGAATTGAATTTAATCACGCCGTTGTAATTGGTTTATTTTGCGGAATGTTTAACGTAATTCCTTATCTGGGGCCATGGATGGGAGCTGCAGTTGGTCTGCTTATTGGTGCAGCGCTGAATATAAATGCCGATTTTATGAGCCATACGCTACCATTATTAGGATTTATGACCATTGTTTTCGCCTCTGTTCAGGTTATCGATAATGTATTATTTCAGCCGCTAATTTATTCCAGCAGCGTAAAAGCACATCCTCTTGAAATTTTTTTGGTGATCATGGCGGCGGGAAGCCTTGCAGGAATTTTAGGAATGATCCTGGCAATTCCGGTTTATACAATTCTCAGGGTTATCGCCAAAGAGTTCTTTGATAACCTGAAACTGGTGAGGAAACTTACTGAGAAATTAGAAAACGAAAAAAATGTTGAATAA
- a CDS encoding thioredoxin family protein: MFIEIQSFDEFLKLKETEPALLAYFSTDACNVCKVLKPKVAELVSKEFPKIKPVYVKSDILPDVAAQNQIFTAPTILVFFDGRETIRKSRNIGISELQREISRPYFMIFSE; this comes from the coding sequence ATGTTTATTGAAATTCAATCATTTGACGAGTTTTTAAAATTGAAGGAAACGGAACCAGCCTTGCTGGCCTATTTTTCAACCGATGCCTGTAATGTTTGTAAAGTATTAAAACCAAAAGTAGCGGAACTCGTAAGCAAAGAATTTCCTAAAATAAAACCGGTGTATGTAAAATCGGATATTTTGCCCGATGTTGCAGCACAAAACCAGATTTTTACAGCTCCAACAATTTTAGTCTTTTTTGATGGTCGGGAGACTATCCGTAAAAGCAGGAATATTGGGATCAGCGAACTTCAGCGTGAAATATCACGGCCGTATTTTATGATTTTTTCAGAATAA
- a CDS encoding cytochrome c3 family protein, translating to MRNFFRGRLGTKKVSFRILLVVLIIPFFYVKFAYSQDDSALVLESSTVAEQPDDTTGSQNSENEAIIPEKDSAHLSETDSAASGHEETTATPGEIDHAVSEGHEIDEVKRGERFFRGLLPFRSESQSCVSCHNIRQVDTLNWNPSAHDIAVKYAHMDFAAFQNAVMNPTGVKIQASHQNFELTEDDLRTVKSFLDNMAAEGPGTSKPSYNNLILFLFLGLLLTWAIIELIFLKKIKWKFIPVILLIGAFGWQIKMIVTDAIRLGRQENYAPDQPVKFSHAVHVGENGIDCMYCHTTVEQGKSAGIPAANLCMNCHIIIREGTNSGKFEISKVVEANETGQPIEWTRIHNLPDHVFFSHAVHVGSAQLDCATCHGPVEEMDIMRQHSDLSMGWCINCHRETQVNFEENDYYDQYIKLHEDLKAGRIDTITAEDIGANDCMRCHY from the coding sequence ATGAGAAATTTTTTTCGTGGGAGATTAGGTACAAAAAAAGTATCCTTTCGTATTCTTCTTGTTGTTTTAATTATTCCTTTTTTTTATGTAAAATTTGCTTATTCACAGGATGATTCCGCTTTGGTTTTGGAAAGTAGTACGGTTGCTGAACAACCAGACGACACCACGGGGAGTCAAAATTCTGAAAATGAGGCAATAATTCCGGAAAAGGACAGTGCTCATTTATCAGAGACTGATAGTGCTGCTTCCGGGCATGAAGAAACTACTGCAACTCCCGGTGAAATTGATCACGCTGTGTCAGAAGGGCATGAAATTGATGAAGTAAAAAGAGGAGAGCGTTTTTTTCGCGGGCTTTTACCTTTCAGAAGTGAAAGTCAATCCTGTGTTTCATGCCATAACATCCGGCAGGTTGATACGCTAAACTGGAATCCTTCAGCGCACGATATCGCCGTAAAATATGCACATATGGATTTTGCTGCTTTTCAAAATGCAGTTATGAATCCAACCGGAGTTAAAATACAAGCGTCACATCAAAATTTTGAATTAACCGAAGACGATCTGCGGACAGTAAAATCGTTTTTGGATAATATGGCAGCGGAAGGGCCAGGTACTTCGAAACCCAGTTACAATAATTTAATTCTGTTTTTATTTTTAGGTTTGTTACTGACCTGGGCAATCATCGAATTAATTTTCCTTAAAAAAATAAAGTGGAAGTTTATTCCTGTTATTCTGCTTATCGGAGCATTTGGCTGGCAAATAAAAATGATAGTAACGGATGCTATTCGTCTGGGACGTCAGGAAAATTACGCTCCCGATCAGCCGGTAAAATTCTCACATGCTGTACATGTAGGCGAAAATGGGATTGACTGTATGTATTGTCATACTACTGTTGAGCAGGGAAAATCTGCAGGGATTCCTGCGGCCAATCTTTGTATGAATTGTCATATTATTATCCGGGAAGGTACAAACAGTGGGAAATTTGAAATTTCCAAAGTTGTGGAGGCCAATGAAACGGGGCAGCCGATCGAATGGACACGCATCCACAATCTCCCTGATCATGTGTTCTTTAGCCACGCCGTGCATGTTGGCTCTGCACAACTCGACTGTGCAACCTGTCATGGTCCGGTTGAAGAAATGGATATTATGCGTCAGCACAGCGACCTTTCGATGGGATGGTGTATCAATTGCCACAGGGAAACACAGGTGAATTTTGAAGAGAATGACTATTACGATCAATATATCAAATTACATGAAGATTTGAAGGCGGGAAGAATTGATACCATAACCGCCGAGGATATTGGCGCTAACGATTGTATGCGTTGTCACTATTAA
- a CDS encoding asparagine synthase C-terminal domain-containing protein, whose protein sequence is MDVRPKITLEKYSWTSDGGISVCGFTWLNGEYISGEGFRRLISQHSASVENIKKFLTQLNGQFSIVVKKDSEVWLVCSHTWSYPLFYFQNGNEIAVSDDPYLLVKEFSTPEIDSFSKNYFLLFGVTPNNNTLVKQIYQVNPGEIVVFENGRVTNMSFFDVVGDILDRKVEEEKLHQSILSLFERYSDFFKNKQVLLPLTGGYDSRLLACLLKEFGHKNVLCATWGRKGNVEVEPAEKVAKQLGYSHVFIEYNEDVISGFSKTQQFLNYAEFAGHISSMPFLQDYFAIGYLQKNKMITTKTIAMPGYSGDFFAGSHLDSYVRTANNRYLFSKMINKYSSSYPLNISQLRDIGGYIGECFLENKAAEPWQKYEQWDFQERQCKFISNANHAWFYFGVEVLMPLFDKDFIDLFRNLPFEQKLGVGFYNKTLEKLFFKPHKVDFHLKNSMRPTSTPSNLKRLVLKISPAFLKNMYYPLLDDIFYREITTDLKSSGKTYSYKRPLKPNAYNSFIIQWYLQFLDQLMTNR, encoded by the coding sequence ATGGATGTAAGGCCAAAAATCACCCTTGAGAAATATAGCTGGACTTCCGACGGAGGAATTTCGGTTTGCGGTTTTACCTGGTTGAACGGAGAGTATATTTCAGGGGAAGGCTTTCGAAGATTGATATCGCAGCATTCGGCTTCTGTTGAAAACATAAAAAAGTTTTTAACTCAACTTAACGGACAGTTTTCAATAGTTGTAAAAAAAGATTCTGAGGTTTGGCTGGTTTGCAGTCATACCTGGAGTTATCCTCTTTTTTATTTTCAGAATGGAAATGAGATAGCTGTTTCGGATGATCCGTATTTATTGGTAAAAGAGTTTTCAACTCCGGAAATAGATTCGTTTTCAAAAAACTATTTTTTATTGTTTGGTGTAACACCCAATAACAACACACTTGTTAAACAAATATACCAGGTAAATCCGGGAGAGATTGTTGTTTTCGAAAATGGTCGGGTGACTAACATGTCATTTTTTGATGTAGTGGGTGATATTTTGGATAGAAAAGTTGAGGAAGAAAAACTACATCAATCCATTTTGTCTTTGTTTGAAAGATATTCTGATTTTTTTAAAAATAAACAGGTATTGCTTCCGCTAACCGGAGGTTATGATTCTAGACTCCTGGCTTGTTTGTTAAAGGAATTTGGGCATAAAAATGTTCTTTGTGCAACCTGGGGACGAAAAGGAAATGTGGAAGTCGAACCGGCAGAAAAAGTGGCAAAACAGCTGGGGTATTCACATGTTTTTATTGAATACAACGAGGATGTTATCTCTGGATTCTCAAAAACGCAACAGTTTCTGAACTATGCGGAGTTTGCCGGTCATATTTCATCGATGCCTTTTTTACAGGATTATTTTGCTATCGGTTATTTGCAGAAAAACAAAATGATAACGACAAAAACGATAGCAATGCCAGGTTATTCAGGCGATTTTTTTGCAGGCTCACATCTTGATTCATACGTCAGAACAGCAAACAACCGGTATTTGTTTTCGAAAATGATAAATAAATACAGTTCTTCTTATCCTCTAAATATCAGTCAATTGAGAGATATTGGGGGCTATATTGGAGAATGTTTTTTGGAAAATAAAGCGGCTGAGCCCTGGCAAAAATATGAGCAATGGGATTTTCAGGAAAGGCAGTGTAAATTTATAAGTAACGCCAACCATGCCTGGTTCTACTTTGGTGTGGAAGTTTTAATGCCGTTGTTTGATAAAGATTTTATTGATTTATTTCGGAATTTGCCGTTTGAGCAAAAATTAGGAGTTGGTTTTTACAACAAAACATTGGAAAAGCTATTTTTTAAACCACATAAGGTAGACTTTCATTTAAAAAACAGCATGAGACCAACCTCAACTCCTTCAAATTTGAAAAGACTGGTTTTAAAAATTTCTCCGGCTTTTTTGAAAAATATGTATTACCCGCTTTTGGATGATATTTTTTACCGCGAAATCACCACGGATTTAAAGAGTTCGGGCAAAACGTATTCTTATAAAAGACCGCTAAAACCTAATGCTTACAATAGTTTTATTATACAGTGGTATCTGCAGTTTTTGGACCAATTAATGACAAATAGATGA